From Quercus lobata isolate SW786 chromosome 11, ValleyOak3.0 Primary Assembly, whole genome shotgun sequence:
CCCCTTCTTTCAAAGCTTTGTTCATAGTTTGAAGCAGATTCATTCCCCTACCATTTTGATAATTACTGAAACCAAAGTCAGTGGTTCTAGAGCAAAATCGATTACAAATAGGCTACAATTTAATGGGGCAATCCATGCCAACAACATCGGATACACAGGCGGCCTTTGGATTCTCTGGGACTTAACCCAAGTGGAGGTTACTGAATTAATATGCATAGAGCAAGAAATTGATGTTATGGTGAAGGATCTATCCACCAAAATTTCTTGGCTTATGACGACAGTCTATGCTAGCCCCAGATGGGCAAAGAGACGTTTACTGTGGGATAATTTGATGAAGGTAGCAGAACTTTATGCTCTTCCTTGGATCATTACTGGCGATTTCAATGAGTTGCTTAGAGCTGAGGATAAATTTGGTGGTAGACCTGTTAATCTTTCAAGAGCAATTCAATTTCAAGAATGTCTGAATTTTTGTGGCATGATTGATCTGGGTTTTTCTAGTCCGTGATTCACTTGGACTAATCGTCGACCACTCACCCAACTCATCCAAGAAAGAATTGATAGGGTGTTTGTCAATGCCAATTGGAATGTTTTGTACCTAGAAGCCTATGTTAGACACCCCGAAAGAGCCCATTCAGATCACAGCCTTCTTGTTCTATATTTGAGATATGATCATGGAATTCGCTACCCCTACCCATTCAGGTTTCAGCCAATGTGGCTCTCCCATCCCTCATTCCTTGTTCTGGTTAGAGTTGCATGGTCAGGGCCTGCCAACCTTCCCAACGCCATTGTCTCTTCTACAACAAGAGCTAAGCAATGGAATAGAGACCACTTTGGTAATATCTTCCATAGAAAGAGAAGAATTTGTGCTAGGCTAAAGGGGGTTCAAATGGCTTTGGGGACCAATCTAAACAATTTTCTAATCAATCTTGAGCAGACCCTTCTCCATGAATTGTCAAATATTGAACTCTTGGAAGCCGAGTTTTGGAGTATGAAATCCAGAATTTCTTGGGTGGTTGAAGGCGATAGAAACATAGCTTTTTTCCACAATTCAACTCTGATTTCTTGTATGAAAGATAGGATGGGTAATTGGATTAATGGGAGCGTGCTATTGCAGATTTCATTAGACAAGGCTTCCAAGAGCTTTTTACTACATCTCAATGCAATACCAATAGGGTGGATTGGCAACCCCTTTTTGGAGATGCAGATTAACAACTGAGGAAATAGACAAGCTTGAACTCCCTACCACCAATGAGGAAATATACAATGCTTTCCGGTCTCTTAAGCCTTACAAAGCGCTAGGTCCAAATGGGTTACATGTGGGGTTTTTTCAACACTTCTGGCTTGTGGTGGGTCCCTCAGTTAAGGATGAAATTAAACATATCTTCAATACCAAGAGAATCCCAAAATATCTCAACCAAACATTGATCACTCTCATTCCTAAGTGCAATAGTCCGGAGTCAATTAACAATTACCGCCCTATCGGTCTTTGCAATATGGTATACAAGATCATAACTAAGCTCATTATTGCTCGAATTTGTCTAGTGCTGAATCAGCTTGTCTCTCCTCTCCAAACAGCCTTTATGCCCAATAGGAAGGGCATTGACAATGCCATTATTGTTCAAGAACTAGTCCAGACCATGTCAAGGAAGCAAGGCAGTGAAGGACTCATGGCTATTAAAATTGATTTGGAAAAAGCTTATGACCGGCTTAAGTGGAGCTTTATTAGGGATACTCTTCTACTTTACAAGTTCCCAAGCCATCTCGTTTCCGTAATTATGAGTTGTGTTTCATTCTCCAGCGTATCTGTACTTTTTAACGGAGGAGCTTTGGAACCCTTTCAGCCATCTAGGGGCATAAGGCAAGGGGATCCTCTCTCGCCTTGTCTTTTCATATTATGCATGGAAGTCCTTGGGGCTCTCATCGTTGAGAAATGTGAAAAGAAGTTGTGGGACCCAGTTTCAGCTTCTAGAGGTGGGGTGGCTTtttcagatttgttttttgctGACGATCTTGTTCTCTTCACAAAGGCTGATGTCGAAAATTGTATGGTTGTAAGGAATGTTTTAGATACCTTGTGTATGCTCTCTAGTCAGAAGGTTAGTGCTGAAAAGTCTTGGGTGTTTTTTCTCCTAATTTGGCTCAACACAAAAGAGAGGAACTATGCACCATATTAGAATTTCGGTCTACCCCTTCCCTAGGGAAATACTTGGGTTTTCCTCTTAAACAAATGTCAACTCCCCAAGCCTTCGGTACTATGATTGAAGGAGTTTAGAATCGGTTGGCGGGTTGGAAATCACACCTCATTTCTTTTGTTGGGAGACTTGTTTTAATGCAAGCTACACTCTCCACCATCCCGAATTATGTCATGCAAAATGCAGCCCTACCATCTAAGGATACCCAATGTGTTGATAGATTATGTCATAATTTCATTTGGGGTACCACAAAGCACAAAAAGAAATTACACTTAGTCAGTTGGAAGAAAATCACCAAGGCCAAAAAAGATGAGGGTTTGGGACTTCAGTCAGCAAAGGAGAGGAATATAGCTTTACTAGCCAAACTCAATTGATGATTCCATCAAGGGAAAGATTTTCTTTGGACCTATGTGCTTGCTCACAAATACAAATATAGAAGAAGGCAGAACCTTTTGAAACCAAGATCTTGTTCAACCACATGGGCAGCTCTTAATAAAGGGGAACCAATCTTCATGAAAGGCACTAAATGGATAGCAAGTATGAATAATGGATTATCCTTTTGGCATGATAAATGGTTGAATGATGGGCCGTTGAGAAATCTAATTGTAGGTCCTTTTCAAAGAGGGGAGGAAGATTTGTTGTTGAAGGATGTTATTCATCACAGAGAATGGAGGCTTGGTGGACTATCTTTTGCACTCCCCCTACCATCTATCAAAAAATCAAAGCCACCCCTTTCCCCTTGGCTGCAAATACTATGGATCGCATCTCATGGGTTTCCTCACCCAATGGAGATTCTGAGCTCAAAGAAGCCTACAAACTGGATTGTATGGACAATGACAACTATCCATATAGATCTTTTACAGGGCAGTGGGTTTGGAAGACGATCACTCTACCTAAATTCAAATGCTTTTTATGGCAGTGTCTCCATAAAAGCATACCAGTTAGAGAAGTCCTTGCTGCTAGAGGCCTCAACATTCCCCTTTGTTGCCCTATTTGCAACTCTGCAATGGAATCAAACTTGCACTTGCTCAGAGATTGTCATTAGGTTCGGTCTTTTTGGGATTCCTTCCCTCCTCCCATCCACCCCAATTTATTTTATGGTGCTAACCTTTTAGACTGGCTCAAAATCAACTGCATCTCCCACAAGGCTGCTAGTATTGGCATTAGTTGTGGAATTATTTTCCCTTTTGGAGTTTGGAGTTTATGGCTCTGGCTTAACATAGTGATTTTTAGGGACCATACTACTCTTAAACCAATCATGGCAGAAACATTAGCCAAATTTTTGAAGTTTGCTTACCTTGGACTAAATGAAAGGCATAAGCGTACCACATGCTCCAGTCAGGTGCGTTGGCTCCCCCTTCCAGAAAACTGGTTTAAGTTAAACTCCGATGGGTCTTCCTTGGGCAATCCGAGCAAAGCTGGTGATGGTGGTAGTATTAGAAATTCCATTAGGAATTTGGTGTGTGGTTATGCTCGAGCTATTGGTCATACCACCAGTGTGGCAACAAAACTATGGGCACTAAGGGATGGGATCAATTTATGCATTGATTTGAACTTGACTAATATGCTGATTGAATTGGATGCAAAGATTGTGGCGGACCTATTACTAAAAGGTGAAAGGAAAGCACATGGAAATGACGTTCTTATTGCTGATTGTAAAGAAGGATTAATGAAAATTCCGAGAGTTCGAATTCAACATTGTTATAGGGAAGCAAATAAGTGTGCCTCTTGCTAGAAGAGGTTCCTTACTTTCTCGAGATTTTGTAATTTtccattcccccccccccccccacctaaTTGCTATGGGAACCATGTATGAACGATTCCACTCTATTGTAGctatttcttaattaatatCAGTTtctctgtttaaaaaaaaaaaaaaaaaaatttaaataaactacATATACTTAagggtaaaacttaggtacagtaccttatgtacagtaccttaggttccctatttaaaattttgacacctGTTCAATTTAATAAACCAAATAAACGGCGTTAACCCAcggcttaaattttttttcttttttccttcttccttttttttcctgtacTGCGAAAACCCACAGTTTCAAATCTCCAGTTGCCTCATTTTCTACTgggtttcaaaccaaaaaaagggaCCCTCCTTCATCattttctcagtaaccaaacaggaaagatcaaaaaataaaagctagaTCTACTaggttttaaacaaaaaaaatggcacTTGAACTTGAAGCTACAATCAGATCCAATCAGATCTGATCTGTTCAAATTCCACAGAATCATagatcaaaaaagaagaaaaaatcatagatcagaaaagaaagaatcatagatcaggaaaaaaaaaaaaaaaaaaaagaggaaacagatacacttacacacacacacacacaccgagagagagagagagaagaaagaatcatagatcagaaaagaagaaagagtcatagatcaaaaaagaaagaatcataaatcaaaaaagctccaacaacaaaaactacACAACCCATTTCCACTTCAACCACCCCACCTTCAAAAACAACGTCCCAAACCCCATCCTCCATAAGATCATCATCTTCAAATTCTTTacaatcaacaaaaagaaaagtagagCCATCAATGCCAGCACTGATTTTCAATGCATTAGACGACATAATCAACACCTTCATAGACCCTCCCATCAAACCATCAGTGGATCCAAAAcacaccgagagagagagatatgagatttttttctttttcttttttgggttttgggtttggaagagaaaggttttgggtttggaagagaagCCGTTTGTAGGTacaggaaaaagaaggaagaaggaaatatgggttttgggtttggaagagaagGGTCATGGGTGTTTTGGAAGAGAAAGGTTGTGAGTTTGGAAGAGAAAACGTTTGCAGGAACACCAAAAGgaaggaagaaggaagaaaagaaaatttactttTAACGCCGTTTATTTGGTTTATTAAATTGAACaggtgtcaaaattttaaatagggaacctaaggtactgtacctaagttttgccctatGCTTAAAGTTACTTTAGTCTCACCTTTAACCAAACAAGGTACCAATAAATAAGTATAACAAAAGGCATATgaattatgttttgttttgttttgctttttggttttaaagaaTCACATGATAACTGTTTACCTTGAAAc
This genomic window contains:
- the LOC115966475 gene encoding uncharacterized protein LOC115966475, coding for MNIITWNCRGLLNPFFQSFVHSLKQIHSPTILIITETKVSGSRAKSITNRLQFNGAIHANNIGYTGGLWILWDLTQVEVTELICIEQEIDVMVKDLSTKISWLMTTVYASPRWAKRRLLWDNLMKVAELYALPWIITGDFNELLRAEDKFGGRPVNLSRAIQFQECLNFCGMIDLGFSSP